One genomic window of Glycine soja cultivar W05 chromosome 9, ASM419377v2, whole genome shotgun sequence includes the following:
- the LOC114368205 gene encoding uncharacterized protein LOC114368205 has product MKFASTRWDEAARAYLFHLVGCTLFANKIATYVEVKFLDFFRDLKGCSMYSCGTTTLTYLCEHLTSASFDGTKQISAYATLLQETRHRIGRLLQRMIDHRLVTQGTDAYFVTEEALALARGVTDDGAMNTNRARGDTKGGHGKGGH; this is encoded by the exons atgaagtTTGCTTCTACAAGATGGGATGAAGCAGCAAGAGCCTATTTGTTTCATCTAGTCGGTTGCACCTTATTTGCTAATAAAATTGCAACCTATGTGGAGGTAAAATTCTTAGATTTTTTTCGTGACCTCAAAGGATGTTCCATGTATTCATGTGGCACAACTACCTTGACTTATCTTTGTGAGCATCTTACTAGTGCTAGTTTTGATGGCACAAAGCAAATTAGTGCCTATGCCACTCTTCTTCAG GAAACACGTCATAGGATTGGTCGACTACTACAGCGTATGATTGATCATAGGTTGGTTACCCAAGGCACTGATGCATATTTTGTGACTGAAGAGGCATTAGCATTAGCCCGTGGAGTAACTGATGATGGTGCTATGAACACCAATAGGGCACGAGGTGACACCAAAGGTGGGCATGGCAAAGGAGGACATTGA